The following proteins are co-located in the Thermodesulfobacteriota bacterium genome:
- the nrfD gene encoding NrfD/PsrC family molybdoenzyme membrane anchor subunit, whose amino-acid sequence MSLLYTVPHGEAFGLSIAIYFYLTGLSAGSFIISTLAYGFGFEKFKPLGKVGVVIATVLLIAAPMFLLLHSGRPLRAWHLFVYISGTSPISWGSFLLTLYPLNCIVYGYFMFRGNAKLTKLFGRIGIPLALMVHGYTGFILSFAKAHALWRTSMMPILFLTSAMVSGVAMMILVTIIKDRFFSEKGEINTEIIYGLGKMLLWLLVFDLFLSLSDLGIHYFGERESMETARLFVTGAFAPLFLGVETLMGKVIPLSLVATPRTRNVAVFGFAAVLVMIGIFVMRYNVVLGGEYIPLL is encoded by the coding sequence ATGAGCCTGCTCTACACCGTTCCCCACGGGGAGGCCTTCGGCCTGTCCATCGCCATCTACTTCTACCTGACGGGCCTCTCCGCCGGCTCCTTCATCATCTCCACCCTGGCCTACGGCTTCGGCTTCGAGAAGTTCAAGCCCCTGGGCAAGGTGGGGGTGGTCATCGCCACCGTCCTCCTGATCGCCGCCCCCATGTTCCTCCTCCTCCACTCGGGCCGGCCGCTGAGGGCGTGGCACCTCTTCGTGTATATCAGCGGCACGAGCCCGATCTCCTGGGGCTCGTTCCTGCTCACCCTCTATCCGCTCAACTGCATCGTCTACGGCTACTTCATGTTCCGGGGCAACGCGAAGCTCACCAAGCTCTTCGGCCGCATCGGCATCCCCCTGGCCCTCATGGTCCACGGGTACACCGGCTTCATTCTGAGCTTCGCCAAGGCCCACGCACTCTGGCGCACCAGCATGATGCCCATCCTCTTCCTGACCTCGGCGATGGTCTCGGGGGTGGCCATGATGATCCTGGTGACGATCATCAAGGACCGCTTCTTCAGCGAGAAGGGCGAGATCAACACCGAGATCATCTACGGCCTCGGGAAGATGCTCCTGTGGCTCCTGGTCTTCGACCTCTTCCTGAGCCTCTCGGACCTGGGAATCCACTACTTCGGCGAGCGGGAGTCCATGGAAACGGCCCGGCTGTTCGTGACGGGCGCCTTCGCCCCGCTCTTCCTCGGCGTGGAGACCCTCATGGGCAAGGTCATTCCCTTGAGCCTGGTGGCCACGCCGCGCACGCGCAACGTCGCCGTGTTCGGGTTTGCCGCCGTGCTGGTGATGATCGGCATCTTCGTCATGCGCTACAACGTGGTCCTCGGGGGCGAGTACATCCCGCTCCTCTAG
- a CDS encoding 4Fe-4S dicluster domain-containing protein: MSTTRYGFLIDLRKCIGCRTCQVACKAENDVPLGVYRTWVKEVEKGTYPKVRRHFIPVVCNQCAEPACTTVCPVIATYPMDNGIVYIDPHRCIGCGYCMAACPYAVRFIHPTRGVAEKCDWCWPRVREGYGPPACVAACPTDAMLFGDVNDPGSAISAALAREATVVLKPETGNVPQVFYIGLDDEAARLVHHHGGEE, from the coding sequence ATGTCTACGACGCGCTACGGATTTCTGATCGACCTGCGAAAGTGCATCGGCTGCCGCACCTGCCAGGTGGCGTGCAAGGCCGAGAACGACGTGCCGCTGGGGGTGTACCGGACCTGGGTGAAGGAGGTGGAGAAGGGCACCTACCCCAAGGTTCGCCGCCACTTCATCCCCGTGGTGTGCAACCAGTGCGCCGAGCCGGCCTGCACCACCGTCTGCCCGGTGATCGCCACCTATCCCATGGACAACGGCATCGTCTACATCGACCCGCACCGGTGCATCGGGTGCGGGTACTGCATGGCGGCCTGCCCCTACGCCGTGCGGTTCATCCACCCCACCCGCGGGGTGGCCGAGAAGTGCGACTGGTGCTGGCCCCGGGTGCGCGAAGGGTACGGCCCGCCGGCCTGCGTGGCGGCGTGCCCCACCGACGCCATGCTCTTCGGCGACGTGAACGACCCGGGAAGCGCGATCTCCGCGGCCCTGGCGCGGGAGGCCACCGTGGTCCTCAAGCCCGAGACCGGCAACGTGCCCCAGGTCTTCTACATCGGCCTCGACGACGAGGCGGCGCGCCTGGTGCACCACCACGGCGGGGAGGAGTAA